In one window of Nicotiana tabacum cultivar K326 chromosome 12, ASM71507v2, whole genome shotgun sequence DNA:
- the LOC107823405 gene encoding uncharacterized protein LOC107823405 translates to MEPPLLSGGPPISTTVTTASVVGPMTQPPPPTSSLHLNNYANSLDSASPKSRNSNSWDDQQPANAGGGGKLRLMCSYGGHIIPRPHDKSLCYIGGDTRIFVADRRTSLSDLSSRLSKTLLSGRPFWLKYQLPNEDLDSLISVTTDEDLENMIEEYDRVTKTSRIRVFLFTSEFDSVSSIGSLLESSTKSEDWFVHALNNGGNSGSITTTKVFSESSSVNCLLGLDDDVNCNVKGEKNVKLSAQDVQSVPDSPMVETTSSFGSTNSTPSLANLPPIKVHVEEHNQRVGLEEQFSQLGVGGSKVDSSSPPAPTAPVTGVGFSGVPVVVGGDYGSRVFSDDERSEQSVGYRNLGQTQTQQQQQLQQQPPQLQQPKPVVVPSDLPSPNSVSSESSLSGQRHFFYQEPGGQIQSGNNRVSVNSVDPNNRPQVQQQVQDAGYALPVQYDQHQQMYQPQQYVHAGQYIHHAPSGPVPMTSYYPIYPSQQQNHPQHPALDHQYPVYFVQSRPSQAYNLPMQQTNYSESASTMPSNQPQTPPAPNMATPAAAYNHARNPAASKPEMNVGAYRTAAAAAPQLVQMTSGQHQQQYVGYSQIHHPSQSIAPTSAATANYAYEYSDPTNAQIYYTQSHAPQFAAQYQTIASSPAVGLPNTSSQLPSEKNQATN, encoded by the exons ATGGAACCCCCACTACTATCCGGCGGCCCACCGATTTCTACCACCGTTACAACGGCGTCGGTGGTTGGACCTATGACACAGCCACCACCACCGACGTCATCGTTACATCTAAACAACTACGCCAACTCACTAGATTCCGCCTCCCCAAAGTCACGCAACTCCAACTCCTGGGACGATCAGCAACCGGCTAACGCCGGTGGCGGCGGAAAGCTCCGCCTCATGTGCAGCTACGGCGGACACATAATCCCTCGCCCACACGATAAATCCCTTTGCTACATCGGCGGCGACACCCGGATCTTCGTCGCCGACCGCCGTACTTCTCTCTCCGACCTTTCCTCCCGCCTTTCCAAAACCCTCCTTTCCGGCCGTCCGTTTTGGCTTAAATACCAGCTCCCTAACGAAGACCTAGATTCCTTAATCTCCGTTACCACCGACGAAGACCTCGAAAACATGATCGAAGAATACGACCGTGTCACAAAAACGTCGCGTATCCGTGTTTTCCTCTTCACCAGTGAGTTCGATTCGGTATCTTCGATCGGGTCGCTTCTAGAAAGTTCAACAAAATCGGAGGATTGGTTCGTACACGCGTTGAATAATGGGGGAAATTCTGGTTCTATAACAACTACTAAGGTGTTTTCTGAATCTTCCTCAGTGAATTGTCTTCTAGGTCTTGATGATGATGTGAATTGTAACGTAAAGGGTGAAAAAAATGTGAAATTAAGTGCTCAAGATGTTCAGTCAGTGCCGGATTCTCCGATGGTTGAAACGACGTCGTCCTTTGGATCGACTAATTCCACGCCGTCCCTTGCTAATTTGCCGCCGATAAAGGTACACGTGGAGGAGCATAATCAGAGGGTTGGGCTTGAAGAACAGTTTTCACAGTTAGGGGTTGGAGGCAGCAAAGTGGATTCATCTTCACCGCCGGCACCGACTGCTCCGGTTACCGGAGTTGGTTTTTCCGGTGTGCCGGTAGTGGTTGGTGGGGATTATGGAAGTCGGGTATTTTCAGATGATGAGAGATCGGAACAGAGCGTTGGTTATAGGAATCTTGGTCAAACACAGacacagcagcagcaacagctacAGCAGCAGCCTCCACAATTGCAGCAGCCAAAGCCTGTTGTTGTTCCTTCTGATTTGCCTTCCCCCAATTCAGTTTCAAG TGAGAGCAGTTTGTCTGGGCAAAGGCATTTCTTTTATCAAGAACCAGGGGGGCAAATTCAGTCAGGGAACAATAGGGTTTCCGTCAATTCAGTTGATCCAAATAATAGGCCTCAGGTACAACAGCAAGTCCAGGATGCTGGATATGCATTGCCAGTCCAATATGATCAGCACCAACAAATGTATCAACCCCAACAATATGTTCATGCTGGTCAATATATCCACCATGCCCCTTCTGGGCCTGTGCCGATGACGTCTTATTATCCTATATACCCTTCACAGCAGCAAAATCATCCTCAGCATCCTGCTCTTGACCACCAGTACCCAGTTTACTTCGTTCAATCTAGACCTTCACAAGCTTACAATTTGCCCATGCAACAAACAAATTATAGTGAGTCTGCTTCTACAATGCCTTCAAATCAACCCCAAACACCTCCCGCTCCTAATATGGCCACTCCTGCAGCAGCTTACAACCATGCTAGAAACCCTGCTGCCTCCAAACCTGAAATGAATGTTGGTGCATATAGAACAGCAGCTGCGGCAGCTCCACAATTGGTACAGATGACTTCTGGTCAGCATCAGCAGCAATATGTTGGCTACTCCCAGATTCACCATCCCTCTCAGTCAATTGCTCCTACATCCGCTGCTACTGCCAATTATGCATATGAATATTCTGATCCCACAAATGCACAAATATACTACACTCAGTCTCATGCTCCCCAGTTTGCTGCTCAATATCAAACAATAGCATCATCCCCTGCTGTCGGTTTACCCAATACGTCTTCTCAGCTTCCCTCAGAAAAAAACCAAGCAACAAATTAG